One genomic window of Saccopteryx bilineata isolate mSacBil1 chromosome 4, mSacBil1_pri_phased_curated, whole genome shotgun sequence includes the following:
- the LOC136334635 gene encoding zinc finger protein 174-like → MATKVEITLSSQSYIQASSKQERHIITKLEEKQGPALQKDCPDPEVSRQSFRRFCYQEVSGPQEALLRLRQLCWQWLQPEVHTKEQILELLVLEQFLNSLPPDIQARVRHRCPMSSKEMVTLIEDFQRAAKRPKQWVAVCTQGQKVLLEKTGSQLGEQELPDFQLQTPRRYPRESCPEEPSQTGPQDQFSPHLWEKFPLLMEPATKWAWTEAPRMKSENKENPQQEGSKGAKPHAMSPGRSKGNGLQSPEPRGMTMSESRLSRRQVSPPVAQKPFTHFQRHQMNILSRELEYISSPLKSHPLRELKKSKGSRRSLSNRLQRLSHQPTHSVKKPYKCDDCGKSFTWNSELKRHKRVHTGERPYTCGECGNCFGRQSTLKLHQRIHTGEKPYQCSQCGKSFRQSSHLHQHHRLHHGE, encoded by the exons ATGGCGACTAAGGTGGAGATAACTTTGAGCTCTCAGTCCTACATTCAGGCTTCCTCCAAGCAAGAGAGACACATCATAACAAAGCTAGAAGAGAAGCAGGGGCCGGCTCTGCAAAAAGACTGTCCCGATCCTGAGGTCTCCCGCCAGAGCTTTAGACGGTTCTGTTATCAAGAGGTATCTGGACCCCAAGAGGCACTCCTACGGCTCCGACAGCTCTGCTGGCAGTGGCTGCAGCCCGAGGTACACACCAAGGAACAGATTTTGGAGCTGCTGGTGCTGGAGCAATTTCTGAACAGCCTGCCCCCAGATATCCAGGCACGGGTCAGGCATCGATGTCCAATGAGCAGCAAGGAGATGGTGACTCTGATAGAAGACTTTCAGAGAGCAGCCAAGAGGCCAAAGCAGTGG GTGGCCGTTTGTACGCAGGGGCAGAAGGTGCTTTTGGAGAAAACTGGATCTCAGCTTGGAGAACAGGAACTGCCAGACTTTCAGCTGCAAACTCCTAGGAGATATCCTAGGGAGAGCTGTCCGGAGGAGCCTTCCCAGACAGGACCTCAGGACCAGTTTAGCCCTCATCTTTGGGAGAAATTCCCACTCCTTATGGAACCAGCTACCAAATGGGCTTGGACAG AGGCCCCCAGAATGAAAAGTGAAAACAAGGAGAATCCGCAACAGGAGGGGTCTAAAGGAGCAAAGCCACATGCCATGTCACCTGGCAGATCCAAAGGGAATGGTCTGCAGAGTCCTGAACCGAGAGGGATGACTATGAGTGAATCCCGATTGTCACGGAGGCAGGTCAGCCCCCCAGTTGCTCAAAAGCCATTCACTCACTTCCAGAGACATCAGATGAATATTCTCAGCAGGGAACTGGAATACATCAGCAGCCCCCTAAAAAGCCATCCACTGAGAGAGCTGAAGAAAAgcaaaggaagtagaagaagcCTGAGCAATCGTTTGCAGCGTCTTAGTCACCAGCCCACCCACTCAGTGAAGAAACCTTACAAATGCGATGACTGTGGGAAAAGCTTCACATGGAATTCAGAGCTGAAAAGACACAAACGCGTCCACACAGGGGAGAGACCCTACACGTGTGGAGAATGTGGAAACTGCTTTGGGCGACAGTCAACTCTGAAACTGCACCAGCGGATCCACACTGGGGAGAAGCCGTACCAGTGCAGCCAGTGTGGGAAAAGCTTTCGCCAGAGCTCACACCTTCACCAGCATCACAGACTACACCATGGGGAGTGA